One Pseudomonas sp. HOU2 genomic window carries:
- the metF gene encoding methylenetetrahydrofolate reductase [NAD(P)H], with protein sequence MSQDRRYSFEFFPTKTDAGHEKLLNVARQLATYNPDFFSCTYGAGGSTRDRTLNTVLQLESEVKVPAAPHLSCVGDSKDDLRGLLNEYKAAGIKRIVALRGDLPSGMGMTSGELRHANELVEFIREETGNHFHIEVAAYPEMHPQARNYEDDLANFVRKARAGADSAITQYFFNADSYFYFVDRLQALGVDIPVVPGIMPITNYSKLARFSDACGAEIPRWIRKQLEAYGDDSQSIQRFGEQVVSEMCERLLQGGAPGLHFYSMNQAEPSLAIWNNLKLPR encoded by the coding sequence ATGTCCCAAGACCGTCGCTACAGCTTCGAGTTCTTCCCGACCAAGACCGATGCTGGGCATGAAAAACTGCTCAACGTTGCCCGTCAGTTGGCAACGTACAACCCCGACTTCTTCTCCTGCACCTATGGCGCTGGTGGTTCGACCCGTGATCGCACCCTCAACACCGTTCTGCAGCTGGAAAGTGAAGTCAAAGTTCCGGCCGCACCGCACCTGTCGTGCGTCGGCGACAGCAAGGACGACCTGCGCGGCCTGCTGAACGAGTACAAGGCTGCCGGCATCAAGCGCATCGTGGCCCTGCGCGGCGACCTGCCGTCCGGCATGGGCATGACCAGCGGCGAGCTGCGTCACGCCAACGAACTGGTTGAATTCATTCGTGAAGAAACCGGCAATCATTTCCACATCGAAGTCGCCGCTTACCCGGAGATGCATCCGCAAGCACGCAACTACGAAGACGATCTCGCCAACTTCGTGCGCAAGGCCCGCGCCGGCGCCGACAGCGCGATCACCCAGTACTTCTTCAACGCCGACAGCTACTTCTACTTCGTCGACCGCTTGCAGGCGCTGGGTGTGGACATTCCGGTGGTGCCGGGGATCATGCCGATCACCAACTACAGCAAGCTGGCGCGGTTCTCCGATGCCTGCGGTGCGGAAATCCCGCGCTGGATCCGCAAGCAGCTGGAAGCTTACGGCGACGACAGCCAGAGCATTCAGCGCTTCGGCGAGCAAGTTGTCAGCGAAATGTGCGAACGCCTGCTGCAGGGTGGCGCTCCGGGGCTGCACTTCTATTCCATGAACCAGGCTGAGCCTAGTCTGGCGATCTGGAATAACCTG